Genomic segment of uncultured Desulfobacter sp.:
ATTGAAGCAATTTTTTTCCGATACCAATTTTTTGACATTCAGGATCAACTGAGATGTTCATCAATTCATGCGTATTTTCAGAAATTGGTTTAATAACGCATGCTCCAACAATGTGATCTTCCAATGTCGCAATAAAGCATTTTGATTTCCTCAAATAATTTTCTACGTTCTTTATTGAAGGATCTGCTTGCAGAAGCAAGTCCATGGGAGCTTTTGAAGTTGTTATTTCTTTTATTTTAGTTATGGAATCTGTCATGGTTTTTGTTTGAGGCTAACGTTGCAAATAACCGGTGCGAATGAAGCGCAGCGGAATTTGCATCCGAGTTAATTTGCGTTGATAGGGGGTTATATCAACCTAGCCCCACCATCAATCACTACGGATATTCCTGTTGTATAAGGGCTTCCCATCAGATAAATATATGCGTCAGCCACTTCTTTGGTCGAAGCAATTTTTCCGGCTGGAAACTGTTGAGAGTATTTCTCAATTTCTGGCGATTTAGGTGCAACAAAACCCGGACTTACAACATTAACTCTTATTGGTGCCAATTCTACTGCCAACGACCGACATAATGCTTCGGTGGAACTGTTGATAATGGTCATAGTTGAAAAATTCTTGAAAATCTTTTCACCAGCGATGCCGGTGGTCATAGCAATGCTACCATCTTGGCTAATGTGACCTTGTGCCTTCTGGATAAGCTGGTATTGACCCCAAAATTTTAATTCAAATGCCATTTTCGCCTGTTCGAGACTGGTTTTGACAAAGGGTGCCGGGGTTATCTCAGGCCTTGCGGTAATGACAAGATGATCGATAGCCCCAATTTTTCTTAATTCAGTTTCTGTTTCGATTTCAGATGTCACATCAAAAGAATATGTCTCGATCTCACAACCAACAATAGCAGCTAAATTATTATGTTTTTTTACGGCGTTTCTGGAAGCTATAATAACTTTGCCACCCGCTTTGCACGCCTGTTTTGCAACAGCGAGGCCAATGCCAGAACTGCCGCCGACTATAAGTATTCTTTTTTCTTGTAATGAATTATTCATCGTTTTCTTTTGACCCCTAAAAACAGTGAAATAGACAGAATGGGCCAATATGGTGATAGGCGGATTCTGCCTATGTACTTTTTTAATGAAACTGGTTGATGTTAAAATTCAATTTAATTGGAGATTATCCTTCTCCGATAATAAAACGCAAGAATAAATTTTATCAGTGATGTCCGGTTAGTTTTTTGATTTCTCGGTAAATGCAAATTTTTGATCTTTGACAATATTGTCCCTGCTTAACCCATGCGAACCATCCTTGTTGTGCCCGATTAGGTCATTCAAGATGGCAGCAGTTCATAACTGCCGAACTATTTTAATAGAGACCTTTTCATTAAACTCATTGCGGCAGTAGATTGCCGGTAACAGATAAGTGAGAGGGCCGCTAAGAATTTGAACCATGATGCCGTACGAACTGCGGGCAATGAAATGGTAAACCTTCAGGTGTTCTTTCCACCATTTAAAAAATAGTCAATGGTCCACCTTGGTTTATAAACGGTTGCTATTTGTTCTTCCGTCAGAAAAATTTTGTTGGGGATTCCGTGATTAATGTCAAACCCGCAGTGCGCTTTGGCTTTTCTGTAGTTCGCCCAGCGCATTAAAAGGACAGCATTTATAAGGTTGCCGCCGAACACAATAAAAAAGTTGGAGGTTGATTTTCTTTCAAGCGACCTGCCACAGCATGACGCCCTGGCAGACGGTCTGGTTATCATGGAATTTTCCGTCAACAGCCTTGCCGGTTACATGGGCGGTTAACTTTTCCCGTATTTCCGGGGTAATTTCTGTCATGCCCTGGATAAAAAAGATTATATTTTCCACGGCCTCGTCAACGGTCTCTGTTCGGTCAAGGTCCCAGACATTAAAGTCGATCTGGGGACGGTATCCCTGGGCGTAGACGTAAGTGAAAGGATAAATAAAATCCCATGAACGGCCTTCCAACGTCCGGCCTGTAGCCTGCTTGAACAGATCGGTATAGCGGCTGCCGGGACTGCCTCCGGAAAAGGTGCTAAAATAGCAGAAATTTCGGGAGGCCTGCATGACTTTCTCCAATGTCGCGGGATCACAGACCCCAGGATTCATGGAAGAAAATACCAGATCAAACTGCCCGGCCAGTCCCTCTTTTTCCAGATCCACCTCTTGCCAGGTCTGCTGTCTGATGCTGATTTGATTCGGACCAAGCCCCAGAGTGTCAATCTTTTGCCTGAGTATTTCGATCATACCGCTGGAAGGCTCCAATGCGACGACACTGGCCCCCATTTGCGCCATGGAAACGGCCCAGTTTCCCGATCCGGCACCCACATCCAGAACACGGCTTCCGGATTTAAGTGCACCGGCGTTCCTAAGCAGGGACAAGATACGCTCTTTTCGGGCTATCGCCTCCGGCGTGGCGGATCGTTTGTCAAACATTGAAGCGCGCTTGTCCCATTTTTTGTAATGGGTCGTGTCTGTTTTTTTCTCAGGATCATTTTTTAATTCATTGAGCCACAAATCGTTCCAGATGTTTTGGTTATTTAACGGGAATAAGGTCATTGGGGGGTCTCCTTTATCTTGTAAGAAAATGATCTGTTAACAACGCTTTCAATTCTTTTTATAAATCCATCAGCTTCAAAAGCGTTTCAACCGCTTTGGCGGCATGTTGCCGGATCTTGGCTGATGAGGGCGGCGCAACCAGACCGGTAAGTACGGTCATTCGCATGGACAAAAGAATGCTTAAAAACACATCGATTTCGTATTGGGCGTCTTCAATATCGAATCGTTCTTTGAAAAACCGGGCAAGGCCCGTTTTGGTTCGCGTGGGACCAACGGCATAAAAGGCGCGTGTGATTTCAGGAACCATGGGACCTTCGGACACCAGCAAACGAATATTGGCCAGGTGCGCTTTTGATAAATGTCTTTCAATGAATCCAATGGCAAAGGCATTCAGGGCTTTTGTGGTGTCTTCCAGGTCCAGTGCATCCAAAAAGTCATTGGTCGCCGCCATTCGCTGGGCTTCCAGTGCCGATTTGAAAAGCGCCTCTTTGGATTCAAAATATCGGTACACCGTTTGCTTGGTGACATTGGCCTGTTCGGCAATTTTATCCATGCTCGTCCCGATGAACCCGTTCGATTGAAAGAGTTCCTGGGCAGCATTGAGTATGCGCTGAATTTTCAATTGTTTGTTTTGCTCTATTTTTTTCATATCTGGTTTGGCCGGAACTTATAATTTTAAGAAACAAACTTCATAGTATGATTATCATTGACAGGTCTTAGTTATACCATCACGTAAAAACATACTTGTAAGTATGATTTTTGTCAAGAATAATTTAGAATATACAAACACCAGAAAAAAGGCTGATCAAAAGGGAGGATAACTGAAAATATTAAAAGGGGACCAGATGCGCAGTATCTTCATGACATCAAGAACCAGACTCGTGGAATACTTGTATCATGGTCGATTTGGTGGGAATAACAGTGAATGAACACCTGATCTTTTACATGCTGCCGCAGCTTTAGAGATAGGATGAATCAGATGCACCCTTTTTCCATGGAAAGAAAAAAATAGACTGTGCTTTTTTGTTCTTGGCCCATGGTTAAAATAAATCGCACGTCTGATCGCCTTTTAAGCCGCTGTTAGCAAGCATTACGCTGACAGGAGAACAAGTAGTTAATTTCTTTGGCATGCCGTAGTGACGACTTAAAAGCCGGTGCATCTGTGGCAGATTTATTTTTAACCATGGGCCTTTCGCCAACTTACAGAAACGTTTTAAAAATTTGCTGTACAATCGGCGTTGAGTCTTATTTCATCTTACACAAAGTTCTGCGGTACATCGACTCAAGCTGTTCAGGCGTCACAGGTTTATTTGATCCGGCAGCGGCAGCCCGGACCTGGGGCAGCAATCTCTGGGCGGCAGCGGCGTCAATATTGATATTGCGGTGGGCCAGGGCATGTTTGATGGCTGCCGACCCGGAATGGACGCCTAATACCATCTGTCTTGTGTTCGATCGGCCAACCTGTTTCGGATCATATAATTCATAGGACCGGGCGTTTTTCAGCAGGCCGGCACAGTGGATCCCGGACTCATGGGAAAATATCCGCGATCCCACAATAGGTTTTGCCGGGTGGATCGGCTGTCCGGAATAGGTTGCCACGGTGTTGCACAGCTGGGTTAGCCCGGACAGATGCATGTTGCTTTTTTTGGCTCCGATACCGAACAGTGCCATGGCAGTCTCTTCAAGGGGGGCGTTGCCTGCCCGTTCCCCGAGTCCGTTCACTGTCACGCTGATGGCCTTGGCGCCTGCATCCACAGCAGACACGGCATTAGCCGTGGCCATGCCAAGGTCGTTGTGACCGTGGAACTCCAACGCCAGGCCGGGCACCCGGATCAGCAGGGTCTCAATCATATCCATGAGGGCGGACGGGGTAATCATGCCCACGGTATCGGCAAGGCGCACCCGATGAACGCCCAGTTCCATAGAGCGTTGACAAAATTGTACAAGAAAGCCCATGTCCGTGCGGGTGGCGTCCTGGGCGCCCACGGAGACCTGATCAAAATATTGGCGTGCAAACCGGACCGTGTCCTCCAGGGTCTCAAGCACCCAGTGTTCATCTTTTTCAAAGGTCTTGAGCAGAATGGACGAGGTGGGAAAACTGATGTGGCAGCCGGGGGTGTTGCACCCGATGGCCAGCTCAATATCCTTTTTGACCGCCCGGCACCAGCTGGTGAGCATGGTGGGCAGATTCAAATGGGCAATGGCTTCAATTTCCCTGCAGGCCAGTTCGCCCATGGCAGGGATGCCCACCTCAATCTCGTCAACGCCGCATTCGGCCAGCTGACTTGCGATGGTCAGTTTTTCCAGGGGACGGAAAAAGACACCCGGGGCCTGTTCCCCGTCCCGAAGGGTGGTGTCCACCATCCAAACCCGCTGATCATGGGTCTTCATTACAGTAGATAATCCTCTGCGATCTCGCCATCTTCCATGGCGTCTAAAATAGCATCAATGGCTTCTTCGTTATCCACGTGCCCGTACCAGATATTATCCGGATAAATCACCATTACCGGACCGTCATCACACTGTTTCAGGCAGCAGGTAGAAGAAACCAGTATCTCTTCAAGACCTCTGTCGATCACTTCGTTTTCAATATAGGCTAAAAAATCACCGGAACCTTTTCTGTGGCATTTGCCCTTGGGCTCTCCGCTGGGACGAAAACTTGCGCATACGAGGATGTGTTTTTCGGGCTTGTTCATTTTTTCTCCTTAAAAGTTTATTTCTTAATTGGTTTTATAATCAATTTAGTTTTGTATTACATACAACCGGTGCCTGTGCCCCGACACTCGCCGCAGGAGGTCTGGGACCGCACAATCAAATGGTCCAGGGACTCACCTTTTTTAATGGCCAAAAGTACCAGATCAATCATGCCGTTGACCTCATGGATGGTAAATCCCATGTTGCCCAGCACTTTTTTGGGGGCTTCGCCCACACCGGACACCAGGATGGTGTGGCAGTCTTTAATGGTCCGGGCCAGGTTATTCCAGCGGGCATTGCCGGCACCGGGTTTGGGCACGGTTCTGGTTTCCACAAATTTCGGGGTGTCCCCGGTCAGGTCGTAGATGTGAAGTTCTTCGGCTTCGCCCAGGTGCTGGTTGATCAGGGCGCCTTCCCGGGTGGCCAGGGCCACATAGGGTCTTGGGCCGGCGGCATTGAACGCATACCCATCATCACAATCCTGTTCGTGGCAATACTTGGGCGCACTGGGCAGGGCAATGGGGGTCGTGGCGTGAAAGGTCAGCCGGTCCATGAGTTTCTGGTTCAAGGGATCATCCAGCAGGCCTACGGCATCAGCTCTGCAGCGTTTGCAATGGGTCATCTGGGGCACAAAGACCTTGGCGGCCTCTCTAAGTTCTTTAAGCTGGCCTTTAGAGGGTTCCGGCATATCTGCAAAATTGGAACCTTTGGTGGGGAAGTACGGCATGATGTTAAAGATATCCACACCCATCTCGCCCATGGTTCTGGCCACTTCAACCATATGGTCGTCGTTGATGCCGGGCAACAGAATGGAGTTGACCTTTACCATGATATTGCGTTCTTTGAGGCCTTTGACTGCAGCCATCTGGCGTTCCAACAGTATTTTGGCACCCTCTTTGGGGCCTACGGACTTTTTGCCTTCCCGGACCCAGGAGTAAATCTTGGCGCCGACTTCAGGATCAACCGCATTGACGGTGATGCTCACATGGGTGACGTTGATCTCTTTAAGCTGATCCAGGTAAGGATGAATGTTCAGGCCGTTGGTGGCCACGCACAAGAGCATTTCCGGATAGGTGGCACGCACCTTGGTCAGGGTGTCCATGGTTTTGTCGCCGTTGGCAAAGGGGTCGCCAGGGCCTGCGATACCCACAACGGAGGTGTTGGGTTTGGCCGCAACCACCTCTGCCAGGTAGGCCATGGCCTGGTCCGGACTCAAAATGGAGGAGGTGACACCGGGCCGGCTTTCATTCACACAGTCAAACTTTCTGTTGCAGAAATTGCACTGGATGTTACAGGCCGGGGCAACCGGTAGGTGAACTCGACCGAAATCCTTGCAGGACTTTTTATTAAAACAGGGGTGGTTATCTAAATTCATCATAATTCATAATTTCCTTATTTAGTTTCTGCAGAAAAATGGTCGATTTTGTTCGAGTTCGAGGCGGACAAAAGGGGCCGTTTTTCTGCGACAACTATTTACATATATGAGTATCCTATTCTGGATTCGGTCTGTTTTTCAGTTAAAATTGCGTTGACGATGGTGTCATACAACTGCTGGGCCCCTTTGTAGCCCACATGCAGGATACGCGATCCGCCGATGCGATCGTGGATGGGGAAGCCCACCCGGACCATGGGGATTTTCAGGCGTCTTGCCATGGCATAGCCCTTGGAGTTGCCGATAATGATTTCCGGCCGAACCTCTTCGGGCATGGCGGCGGCGGTCTCTTCCATGCAGGTAAAATCCATGTCATTCTGGATAACGGCCTTGTCAATGATATGTTCGGGCAGGGTCTGTTCCAGGGCCTTTTTAAAGGTTTTGCTTTTGCCGCCGGAAGCGCACAAGACGGGGATGATGCCCACTTCGGCCAGGAACCCTGCCATGGAGACCACAAAGTCCTCTTCGCCGTAAATCAGAGCCCGTTTTTTGGCGACATATTTATTGCCGTCCACATAGGTGTCCACCAGGCGCCATTTCTCTTTCCTGTACCGTTCCGGGATGGGCCGGCCGGATATCTTGGACAGGATATCCAAAAATTTGTCTGTTGCCTTGACCCCGATGGGGATGGGCAGGCGGGTGCAGGGCACGCCAAAGCGTTTGCTTAAAATTTCTCCTGCGGTCTTCTGGCCGGCTTCGGCGGCCAGGGCCAGCACAGCGCCGAACTCCATGGTGTGAACGGCCACATTCATCTTTTCAATGGCGGCAATGGTGGTGCCCCCCTTCTGGATGGCCTGATATTCCTGCCAGGACGGCCCTTCCAGGCGTTCGGAGTAATCGGGCAGAATGGTCACAGGGGCATTGAAATCTTCAAAAATATCTTTTAAGTGCCGCAGGTCCTCGTTGGAGAGCATACCGGGGAACAGGTTCACTTTTTTCTTTTTCTTGGGCCGGTAAACAATGCGTTTGCCTGCGGGGTTGAACCGGTCCACCACGGCGGCTACCGCACCATGGAATCCGTCCACGTGGGTGCCTGAATATGACGGTGTGGAGACATGGACCAGGGCAGAACCGTTGATGTTATTGCCCATGCTGTTCAAGATCAGCTGGACATCATCGCCGATGGTTTCGGACAAACAGGTGGTGGCGATACCGATCATGGAAGGGGCATACTGGCGGGCCACGTTTTCAATGGCAAGCTTGAGGTTGGCCCCGCCGCCGAATACGGCCGTTTCCTCGGTGAAGTTGGAGGAGGCAATATCCACGGGTTCTTTGAAATGGGAGATCAGGTAACGCCGCATATAGGTGGAACATCCCTGGGAGCCGTGCAGCAGGGGTACGCAGCCCTCAATCCCCTGGAACACCAGGGTGGCCCCTAAGGGGGTGCACATTTTACATGCATTCTGGGTGGGGGTGTATGAGGGGGTCTCTTTATAAGATCTGCTTGAGGTCATATTGCACCTTCCTTTCCGGTTGGGGTCTGCCGCCTGGGTACAAGATCCCATACCGGGCTTGTAACGGTTCCGTGCACTTCTTCTGCAAAATTGACCATGCCTTCAAAGCCGACCAGGGGGATTTTGCGTTCATGGTTATGGTCGCAGAACCCGATGCCCATCTTATAGGCAATGGGGCGTTCCTTGACCCCGCCGATGAACAGGTCCGCATCCTTTTCCACGGCATACTTGGCAAGCTCCAGGGGGTTTGAGTCGTCTAAAATCACGGTGCCCTCGTTGCACATCTGCCGAAGCACCTCATAATCTTCCTTGGTGCCGGTCTGGGAACCGGCCAGGATCACTTCCATGCCCAGGGTTTTCAATGCCTTGATCAAGGAGAAGGCCTTGAACGCGCCGCCCACGTAGATGGCGGCCTTTTTACCTTCAAGATCTTTTCTCATGCCCTCCAGGCGGGGAACAATGGCCTGGACCTCTTTTTTGATCAGCTCCTGGGTCTTTTTCAAAATCTCAGCGTTTTTCTTAAAGTGAACGGCCACCTGGTACAGGGCCTCGGAGGTGTCTTCGATGCCAAAGTAGGAGACCCGTATAAAAGGGATGCCGTACTCTTTTTCCATCTGCTTGGCCAGGTGGGTCACGGACCCTGAACACTGAACCACGTTCAGGGCGGCATTTCTTGCCTGCTGGACCTCTTCCACCCGGCCGTCACCGGTGATCACCGAGACCACCTTGACCCCCATGGCTTCATAATATTTTTTAATGATCCACGTCTCTCCGCCGATATTGAACTCTCCCATAATATTGATGGAATCGGGGATGGTGGCCTGGGGGGCTTTGTTTCGTTCGATGAGACTGAACAAGGCGTCGCATGCCGCCTTGTATCCGTCTTTTTTAGTCCCTTTAAACCCTTCAGAGTGGACAGCGATGACAGGAATGAGGGTCTCTTCTTCGACCTGGCGGCAGACCGCGTCCACGTCATCACCGATAATGCCCACAATGCAGGTACAGTAAATAAAGGCAGCTTTGGGCGAGTACTTTTCAATGAGCTCAAGCAACGCTTTTTTCAGCTTTTTTTCTCCGCCATAAATGATATCGGTCTCTGACAGATCGGTGGAAAAACTCATCCGGTGGAGCTCCGGGCCCGACGATTGGGCCCCTCTGATGTCCCAGGTATAGGAGGCACACCCGATGGGTCCGTGAATGAGATGCAGGGCGTCGGCAATGGGGTAAAGCACCACCCTGGAGCCGCAGAACACGCAGGCCCTCTGGCTGACTGCGCCGGCCAGACTCTTGGTTTCACATTCCATCTCAAAGGGCTGGCTGCCCTTCTGGTAGATCTGTTTTTCTCTCTGTTTGAGTACCGATATGGAGGTCATTTTATTTATCCTTTACTGCTTTAATTGCGCAGATACTATTCTACCAGTTCAAAGGCCTCTTCTGAGGCATCCCGGTCCTTGCGGTCCATGAGCACGCCCAGGATTTTTTCCAGAAGACGCAGGCCGCCTGCGTAACCCACCGACGGGAAGTAGGAGTGGCCGATGCGGTCCAGGATGGGGAATCCGTGACGTACAAAGGGGATGTCTTCGTCCCGGGCAATGTACTTGCCGTAGGTGTTGCAGATGAGCAGGTCA
This window contains:
- a CDS encoding TetR/AcrR family transcriptional regulator codes for the protein MKKIEQNKQLKIQRILNAAQELFQSNGFIGTSMDKIAEQANVTKQTVYRYFESKEALFKSALEAQRMAATNDFLDALDLEDTTKALNAFAIGFIERHLSKAHLANIRLLVSEGPMVPEITRAFYAVGPTRTKTGLARFFKERFDIEDAQYEIDVFLSILLSMRMTVLTGLVAPPSSAKIRQHAAKAVETLLKLMDL
- a CDS encoding SDR family oxidoreductase, coding for MNNSLQEKRILIVGGSSGIGLAVAKQACKAGGKVIIASRNAVKKHNNLAAIVGCEIETYSFDVTSEIETETELRKIGAIDHLVITARPEITPAPFVKTSLEQAKMAFELKFWGQYQLIQKAQGHISQDGSIAMTTGIAGEKIFKNFSTMTIINSSTEALCRSLAVELAPIRVNVVSPGFVAPKSPEIEKYSQQFPAGKIASTKEVADAYIYLMGSPYTTGISVVIDGGARLI
- a CDS encoding (2Fe-2S) ferredoxin domain-containing protein; this translates as MNKPEKHILVCASFRPSGEPKGKCHRKGSGDFLAYIENEVIDRGLEEILVSSTCCLKQCDDGPVMVIYPDNIWYGHVDNEEAIDAILDAMEDGEIAEDYLL
- a CDS encoding nitrogenase component 1 gives rise to the protein MTSSRSYKETPSYTPTQNACKMCTPLGATLVFQGIEGCVPLLHGSQGCSTYMRRYLISHFKEPVDIASSNFTEETAVFGGGANLKLAIENVARQYAPSMIGIATTCLSETIGDDVQLILNSMGNNINGSALVHVSTPSYSGTHVDGFHGAVAAVVDRFNPAGKRIVYRPKKKKKVNLFPGMLSNEDLRHLKDIFEDFNAPVTILPDYSERLEGPSWQEYQAIQKGGTTIAAIEKMNVAVHTMEFGAVLALAAEAGQKTAGEILSKRFGVPCTRLPIPIGVKATDKFLDILSKISGRPIPERYRKEKWRLVDTYVDGNKYVAKKRALIYGEEDFVVSMAGFLAEVGIIPVLCASGGKSKTFKKALEQTLPEHIIDKAVIQNDMDFTCMEETAAAMPEEVRPEIIIGNSKGYAMARRLKIPMVRVGFPIHDRIGGSRILHVGYKGAQQLYDTIVNAILTEKQTESRIGYSYM
- the nifE gene encoding nitrogenase iron-molybdenum cofactor biosynthesis protein NifE gives rise to the protein MTSISVLKQREKQIYQKGSQPFEMECETKSLAGAVSQRACVFCGSRVVLYPIADALHLIHGPIGCASYTWDIRGAQSSGPELHRMSFSTDLSETDIIYGGEKKLKKALLELIEKYSPKAAFIYCTCIVGIIGDDVDAVCRQVEEETLIPVIAVHSEGFKGTKKDGYKAACDALFSLIERNKAPQATIPDSINIMGEFNIGGETWIIKKYYEAMGVKVVSVITGDGRVEEVQQARNAALNVVQCSGSVTHLAKQMEKEYGIPFIRVSYFGIEDTSEALYQVAVHFKKNAEILKKTQELIKKEVQAIVPRLEGMRKDLEGKKAAIYVGGAFKAFSLIKALKTLGMEVILAGSQTGTKEDYEVLRQMCNEGTVILDDSNPLELAKYAVEKDADLFIGGVKERPIAYKMGIGFCDHNHERKIPLVGFEGMVNFAEEVHGTVTSPVWDLVPRRQTPTGKEGAI
- the nifB gene encoding nitrogenase cofactor biosynthesis protein NifB yields the protein MMNLDNHPCFNKKSCKDFGRVHLPVAPACNIQCNFCNRKFDCVNESRPGVTSSILSPDQAMAYLAEVVAAKPNTSVVGIAGPGDPFANGDKTMDTLTKVRATYPEMLLCVATNGLNIHPYLDQLKEINVTHVSITVNAVDPEVGAKIYSWVREGKKSVGPKEGAKILLERQMAAVKGLKERNIMVKVNSILLPGINDDHMVEVARTMGEMGVDIFNIMPYFPTKGSNFADMPEPSKGQLKELREAAKVFVPQMTHCKRCRADAVGLLDDPLNQKLMDRLTFHATTPIALPSAPKYCHEQDCDDGYAFNAAGPRPYVALATREGALINQHLGEAEELHIYDLTGDTPKFVETRTVPKPGAGNARWNNLARTIKDCHTILVSGVGEAPKKVLGNMGFTIHEVNGMIDLVLLAIKKGESLDHLIVRSQTSCGECRGTGTGCM
- a CDS encoding GNAT family N-acetyltransferase — encoded protein: MTDSITKIKEITTSKAPMDLLLQADPSIKNVENYLRKSKCFIATLEDHIVGACVIKPISENTHELMNISVDPECQKIGIGKKLLQYVITATHEAKVRRLEVGTGTFGYQLAFYQREGFRVFSIEKDFFLVNYEEPIYEDGIQLKDMLRLMLEFEGD
- a CDS encoding class I SAM-dependent methyltransferase; translation: MTLFPLNNQNIWNDLWLNELKNDPEKKTDTTHYKKWDKRASMFDKRSATPEAIARKERILSLLRNAGALKSGSRVLDVGAGSGNWAVSMAQMGASVVALEPSSGMIEILRQKIDTLGLGPNQISIRQQTWQEVDLEKEGLAGQFDLVFSSMNPGVCDPATLEKVMQASRNFCYFSTFSGGSPGSRYTDLFKQATGRTLEGRSWDFIYPFTYVYAQGYRPQIDFNVWDLDRTETVDEAVENIIFFIQGMTEITPEIREKLTAHVTGKAVDGKFHDNQTVCQGVMLWQVA